A region from the Neurospora crassa OR74A linkage group V, whole genome shotgun sequence genome encodes:
- a CDS encoding transcription elongation factor spt-6 — translation MSNSMRDLIDGEAELDDEEDDESFDEEAGDRPRRRPNIDDSSEEEEDDEDEEEARKIREGFIVDEDEEDEAEDSDARERRRRKKRRREREEEEQLDEEDLDLIGEAIPEWERKPQPQQTKFKRLKRGHRDDHRPTERRGLAEIFSDEDEEHDDRGYGRPSGRAQADEFDDFIEDDYPEDDEERRHREEDEEVARPKDRGLNIDTTGLDKDALEDMDAIFGNGEDYEWALQLEEEQEHAERTKEDIELQDVFEPSQLKEKLLTDEDNRIRFNDEPERFQLDRKAFKNLQMTSDQFKEEARWISNLMLPSKNLSSELHGPFNKAVGKVLEFFVIDGVEVPYVFQHRRDYLIHAKKMRNPNRRDDPDAPEYTVDAEKLLTQDDLWKVLDLDIRFRSFLEKRNALEQTYDKLKEKTRDDILEEMIRQAQSIEELQDLQDYLNFQYSAELKDLAANDNSAQREIKRAGGRTAQFERIRRSNAYKFVQALGITPDRLAKNILRESSKVTSEDDSRLPDDLADTLVDADFPTGELVINAARQMLAEEMFASPRMRKHFRKNFYGMGIVSCRRTDKGLRKIDEANPYYEVKYLKNMSIADLAVRPELFLKMMKAEEEGLIEIKVSLENDREFRQQLFSDFASENFSELADKWNAERQKVIDLAFDKLVKVIVKGVKDSLRTACQDELLKTCRELYFKRLDQAPYKPKGMVIGTTPRVLTLSNGMGDPNREPVSWVSMDEDGRILEHGTFTNLARDESQREALAELVRRRQPDVIGISGFSADTHRLIKDVEGLVSEKGLVGPEYDDPETNEYRSDLLEVIVINDEVARLYKDSPRAVADHPSLNPMTRYCIALARYMQNPMKEYAALGKDVTSLQIHPYQQYLPQAKLLKHLETAMVDMVNLVGVDINVAMQDANTAHLLPYVAGLGPRKAQLLIKGINKNGGVVTSRDELVGDPERHKLPVLGPRVWNNCASFLFIEYEPTNPESDPLDNTRIHPEDYDLARKVAADALGLDEEDVKAETDENGAGAIVRKLFKDDEQDKVNELILEEYAEQLEREYQQRKRATLETIRAELQVPYEELRKKFESLTVDQVFTMLTGENRDSLCEGMIVAANVRVVKDDFAIVKLDCGIEGRIESHDVSYRHSIKDVLHVGQVVQAKLIDLNRKEFVSKLSMRDEEMRRPFRRHFDHGRDQWDYRKEDEDREELREKDKSTGRAQRVVNHPLFKPFNSTQAEEYLGSQPSGEVVIRPSSKGNDHLAVTWKVADGVFQHVDVLELQKENEFAVGRVLRVGKYTYQDLDELIVDHVKAMAKKVDELMQCDKFQKGSRNETEKWLTTYMDANPNRSTYAFCIDTKHPGYFFLCFKASRNSRVNAWPVRVIPHAFELMKSQYPDVRALCNGFKLRYQSEMLKQQSGGR, via the exons ATGAGCAACAGCATGCGCGACTTGATTGACGGCGAGGCCGAgctcgatgacgaggaggatgatgagtcCTTTGATGAGGAGGCCGGCGACCGcccgagaagaagacccAACATTGATGATTCcagcgaagaggaggaggacgacgaagatgaggaagaggctaGAAAG ATTCGCGAAGGTTTCATCGtagacgaagatgaagaggacgaggccGAGGATTCGGATGCGCGCGAACGCCGTAGGAGAAAGAAGCGCCGTCGTGAgcgcgaagaggaggagcagctcgacgaagaagatctCGACCTGATTGGTGAAGCGATTCCTGAGTGGGAGCGGAAGCCACAACCCCAG CAAACCAAGTTCAAGCGCCTGAAACGGGGTCATAGGGATGACCACCGCCCCACTGAACGTCGCGGTCTTGCCGAGATCTTTTCcgatgaggacgaagagCACGATGATCGAGGCTACGGCCGTCCCAGCGGCCGGGCTCAAGCGGACGAGTTCGACGACTTCATCGAAGATGATTACcccgaggatgacgaagaacGTCGACACcgcgaagaagatgaggaggttGCTCGTCCCAAGGATAGGGGCCTCAACATCGACACAACCGGCCTCGACAAGGATGCTCTCGAGGACATGGATGCCATTTTCGGTAATGGTGAAGATTACGAATGGGCGTTGCAGCTggaggaagagcaggagCACGCGGAGCGAACAAAGGAAGATATCGAGTTGCAGGATGTCTTCGAACCTTCGCAGCTCAAGGAGAAGCTTCTTACCGACGAGGATAACAGGATTCGGTTCAACGACGAGCCTGAGCGCTTCCAGCTCGATCGCAAGGCTTTCAAGAATCTCCAGATGACGTCCGATCAgttcaaggaggaggctcgGTGGATCAGCAACCTGATGCTACCCAGCAAAAATCTTTCCAGTGAGCTTCACGGTCCGTTCAACAAGGCCGTGGGCAAGGTCCTCGAATTCTTCGTTATCGACGGCGTCGAAGTTCCCTACGTTTTCCAGCACCGAAGAGACTACCTCATCCACGCCAAGAAGATGCGCAACCCGAATCGCCGTGACGATCCTGACGCTCCCGAATATACTGTTGACGCCGAGAAGCTCCTTACCCAAGATGACCTGTGGAAGGTCCTGGATCTCGACATCAGGTTCCGGTCTTTCCTGGAGAAGCGTAACGCGCTAGAACAAACTTACGACAAGCTCAAGGAAAAGACCCGGGACGATATCCTTGAAGAGATGATACGCCAAGCGCAGTCCATTGAGGAGCTCCAGGATCTCCAAGATTACCTAAACTTCCAGTATTCGGCGGAGCTGAAGGACCTTGCTGCCAACGATAATAGCGCACAGCGTGAGATTAAGAGGGCCGGTGGCAGGACAGCCCAGTTTGAACGCATCCGGCGATCCAATGCCTACAAGTTTGTCCAGGCACTCGGAATAACGCCTGATCGTCTTGCCAAGAACATTCTGCGCGAAAGCAGCAAGGTGACCTCAGAGGACGATTCAAGGCTACCAGATGACCTGGCCGACACATTGGTAGACGCCGATTTCCCGACCGGCGAGTTGGTCATCAATGCTGCTCGCCAGATGCTTGCTGAAGAAATGTTTGCCAGTCCTCGGATGCGCAAACACTTCAGGAAAAATTTCTACGGCATGGGCATTGTGAGCTGCCGTCGTACTGACAAGGGTCTACGCAAGATTGACGAAGCAAATCCTTACTACGAGGTCAAGTATCTCAAAAACATGTCTATCGCCGATCTTGCCGTTCGCCCGGAGCTCTTCCTCAAGATGATGAaggcagaggaagaagggctCATCGAAATTAAAGTTTCGCTGGAGAACGACCGCGAATTTAGGCAACAACTTTTTAGTGATTTCGCCTCGGAGAACTTTAGCGAGCTTGCCGACAAGTGGAACGCGGAACGTCAAAAGGTGATCGATTTGGCCTTTGACAAGCTGGTAAAGGTTATTGTCAAGGGTGTGAAAGACTCCTTGCGGACGGCGTGCCAGGATGAGCTGCTTAAAACCTGCCGTGAGCTTTACTTCAAGAGACTGGATCAAGCCCCTTATAAGCCCAAAGGTATGGTTATTGGCACGACTCCCCGCGTGCTCACGCTATCGAATGGCATGGGCGATCCCAACCGTGAACCTGTATCCTGGGTCTcgatggatgaggatggaAGGATTCTCGAACACGGTACCTTTACCAACCTAGCTCGCGATGAGAGTCAACGCGAGGCCTTGGCTGAGCTAGTCAGGCGTCGGCAACCTGATGTTATTGGCATCTCCGGTTTCTCAGCCGATACACACCGTCTCATCAAGGACGTTGAGGGTCTCGTCAGTGAAAAGGGACTGGTCGGCCCCGAATACGATGACCCGGAGACCAACGAATATCGCTCTGACCTGCTCGAGGTGATTGTCATCAACGATGAGGTCGCCCGGCTGTACAAGGACAGCCCTCGTGCGGTTGCAGATCACCCAAGCCTCAACCCGATGACCCGGTACTGCATTGCTCTGGCTAGATATATGCAGAACCCCATGAAGGAGTATGCGGCCCTTGGTAAGGATGTCACGTCACTTCAAATTCATCCCTACCAGCAGTACCTTCCTCAAGCAAAGCTGCTCAAGCACCTCGAGACGGCCATGGTCGACATGGTCAACCTCGTCGGTGTCGATATCAACGTGGCGATGCAGGACGCCAATACCGCGCATCTTCTTCCCTACGTCGCTGGTCTTGGTCCCCGTAAAGCACAACTGCTTATCAAGGGTATCAACAAGAACGGCGGAGTTGTCACGTCTCGTGACGAGCTTGTCGGCGACCCTGAGCGACACAAGCTCCCCGTCCTTGGCCCTCGCGTGTGGAACAACTGTGCCAGTTTCCTTTTCATTGAGTACGAGCCTACGAATCCTGAGTCCGACCCGCTAGACAACACTCGTATCCATCCAGAGGATTACGATCTCGCTCGGAAGGTGGCAGCCGATGCACTGGGcctggacgaggaggacgtcAAGGCCGAAACTGACGAGAACGGTGCTGGTGCTATTGTTCGCAAGCTTTTCAAGGATGATGAGCAGGACAAGGTCAACGAGCTCATCCTGGAGGAATATGCCGAACAGCTTGAACGCGAGTACCAACAGCGCAAGCGTGCTACGCTTGAAACCATCCGGGCTGAGTTGCAGGTGCCATACGAGGAGCTGCGCAAGAAGTTTGAAAGCCTTACGGTGGATCAGGTCTTCACCATGCTCACGGGTGAGAACCGCGATTCGCTCTGCGAGGGCATGATCGTGGCGGCCAACGTTCGGGTAGTCAAGGATGATTTTGCCATTGTCAAGCTGGACTGCGGCATCGAGGGACGCATTGAGTCTCACGATGTTTCGTACCGCCACTCCATCAAGGATGTGCTCCATGTCGGACAGGTCGTCCAGGCCAAGCTCATTGATCTCAACCGTAAGGAATTTGTGAGCAAACTGTCAATGAGAGATGAAGAGATGAGGCGGCCGTTCCGAAGACACTTTGACCACGGGCGCGATCAGTGGGATTACaggaaggaggatgaggacagGGAGGAGCTTCGCGAGAAGGACAAGAGCACGGGACGTGCGCAGAGAGTGGTCAACCATCCTCTATTCAAGCCCTTCAACAGCACCCAGGCCGAGGAGTATCTTGGCAGTCAGCCGTCTGGCGAGGTTGTAATCCGCCCTTCTAGTAAAGGTAACGATCACCTTGCCGTGACCTGGAAGGTAGCGGATGGTGTGTTCCAGCATGTCGACGTGCTGGAACTACAAAAGGAGAACGAGTTTGCTGTCGGGCGTGTCCTCCGCGTGGGCAAGTACACGTACCAGGATCTGGACGAGTTGATCGTGGACCACGTCAAGGCCATGGCCAAGAAGGTGGACGAGCTCATGCAGTGCGACAAGTTCCAGAAGGGCTCCCGTAATGAGACTG AGAAATGGCTCACCACGTACATGGACGCCAACCCCAACCGGTCGACATACGCCTTCTGCATCGACACCAAGCACCCCGGTTACTTTTTCCTCTGCTTCAAGGCCAGCCGAAACTCGCGAGTCAATGCCTGGCCTGTGCGCGTCATCCCTCATGCGTTTGAGCTTATGAAGAGCCAGTACCCAGATGTTAGGGCCCTCTGTAACGGCTTCAAGCTTCGGTACCAGAGTGAGATGTTGAAGCAGCAGTCAGGAGGCAGATAG
- a CDS encoding oxysterol binding protein, translated as MAGIEQLEIHSKSYIVRWVKVDEGHTISWSLQPHKKSINFAIVKHPGSGGTAAGSQTFEATATPEHPATEAAVSDAKSGLFRRDASTAQDQLAKKGFIPIQWHGKCEADKVTVGTYDVTSAGMYGLVFDNTFSKQTSKTATFVLLTYPTGAPPQTAHHLPTVQAGAGSNASRTSLGAGTTPRLGAANSDSVDSLPSNETAGRGRAASNARSEGGFVPGATYHVGVLLKRRRKKGQGFARRFFSLDFTTCTLSYYHNRNSSALRGAIPLSLAAIAADERRREITIDSGAEIWHLKASGPKDFNDWAKALEKASRIARGLETLPNGASLGVDRPASRPSTSVPSAQQEDEREWAQVESLVSRVAGTRDALRRLVKDMAAEKQAPGASQASLLSPNTPAIAEDSETYFTPSTESRRPFWKRKTSNASPGAQPGVQATAGAALAVPSPASATAVAEERNPYDNCAALLNDLDSVVVEFSQLLSKNKRRRIPSQMMPPNMMPAASRKSYESTASTIDEFFDAEAGEQGGAGQNQVMIIRQSEEDMAGSDAEEVDIHDSSSVSSVEEEEEFEGVGTENHDSLFPVKPKSLAPLPITDTVTRRTTIPAAKVPPPSLIAFVRKNVGKDLSTISMPVSANEPLSLCQRMAEQLEYGQLLTEAAKKTDANERLLYVTAFAVSQFSNGRAKERATRKPFNPLLGETFELVRSENEVPGGFRVLVEKICHRPVRLAVQADSALWSFSQSPAPSQKFWGKSAEITTEGRVRVSLHLPDGTDELYSWHIATVFLRNVVYGEKYVEPVGNMNVNNETSGAKAVVEFRSAKGMFGGRGEEVHVETFGPDGSNTGQALTGNWTSSLKTAPGGKEIWKAGSLVPNAANTYGFTTFAASLNEITPLEKDKLPPTDSRLRPDQRFHEQGDLDSAEEWKVKLEEAQRVRRKQMEERGEEYKPKWFVKVATGQDGEEVWKLKGGKEGYWEERAKSGGQWTGVLDIFSG; from the exons ATGGCGGGCATCGAGCAGCTCGAGATTCACAGCAAG TCTTACATCGTGCGATGGGTCAAGGTTGATGAAGGCCATACGATATCATGGAGCCTTCAACCACACAAGAAGTCCAT CAACTTCGCCATCGTCAAGCACCCAGGATCTGGCGGTACAGCTGCCGGCTCCCAGACCTTCGAGGCCACGGCCACCCCCGAACACCCAGCCACCGAGGCCGCTGTGTCGGATGCGAAATCAGGCCTGTTCAGGAGAGATGCCAGCACAGCGCAAGATCAGCTTGCCAAGAAGGGCTTTATCCCAATCCAGTGGCACGGCAAATGCGAGGCCGACAAGGTTACAGTGGGCACCTACGACGTTACCAGTGCTGGCATGTACGGTCTCGTCTTCGACAACACCTTCTCCAAGCAGACGTCCAAGACGGCCACGTTTGTTCTGCTTACCTACCCCACCGGCGCCCCGCCCCAGACTGCCCACCATCTGCCTACCGTACAAGCGGGGGCCGGCTCCAACGCCAGCAGAACGAGCTTGGGAGCAGGTACTACTCCCCGGCTGGGCGCCGCCAATTCCGACTCGGTCGATAGTCTACCCAGCAATGAGACGGCCGGGCGTGGCCGTGCTGCCTCGAATGCGAGAAGTGAGGGCGGATTTGTGCCGGGCGCAACCTACCACGTCGGTGTGCTTCTCAAGAGACGTCGCAAGAAGGGCCAAGGTTTTGCTAggcgcttcttctccctcgacTTTACGACTTGCACGCTATCCTACTACCACAACCGCAACTCGTCTGCCCTGCGAGGAGCGATCCCCCTGAGCTTGGCCGCCATTGCCGCTGACGAAAGACGGCGCGAAATTACCATTGATTCTGGTGCCGAGATCTGGCACTTGAAGGCGTCTGGCCCAAAGGACTTCAACGACTGGGCCAAGGCCTTGGAAAAGGCCAGTCGTATTGCTCGCGGTCTGGAGACCCTCCCCAACGGCGCATCCCTTGGTGTTGACAGGCCGGCTTCGCGGCCCTCCACCAGCGTTCCCAGCGCACAGCAGGAGGACGAAAGAGAATGGGCGCAGGTCGAATCCTTGGTCAGCAGGGTTGCAGGAACCAGAGATGCTCTCAGGCGCCTGGTCAAGGATATGGCTGCCGAGAAACAGGCGCCTGGTGCTAGCCAGGCCTCGTTGCTCTCACCCAACACGCCAGCGATTGCGGAGGACTCTGAGACCTACTTCACTCCCTCGACGGAGTCGCGCAGGCCGTTTTGGAAGCGCAAGACCAGCAATGCTTCGCCGGGCGCGCAACCAGGCGTTCAGGCAACGGCTGGAGCTGCTCTGGCGGTGCCATCGCCAGCCAGTGCGACGGCCGTTGCGGAGGAGCGGAACCCATACGATAACTGCGCGGCTCTTCTGAATGATTTGGATTCTGTGGTGGTTGAGTTTTCGCAGCTGCTGTCTAAGAATAAGCGCCGAAGAATCCCTTCGCAAATGATGCCGCCTAACATGATGCCTGCGGCTTCCAGAAAGAGTTACGAGTCTACAGCGTCTACCATTGATGAGTTCTTTGATGCCGAGGCTGGTGAGCAGGGCGGCGCGGGACAGAACCAGGTTATGATCATTCGTCAGAGCGAAGAGGACATGGCCGGCTCAGATGCGGAGGAGGTCGATATCCACGACTCCTCATCCGTCTCTTctgtcgaggaagaggaggagtttgaAGGCGTCGGTACAGAAAACCATGACAGTCTGTTCCCCGTTAAGCCCAAGTCTCTTGCGCCACTGCCTATCACGGACACGGTCACCAGACGCACGACGATTCCGGCCGCCAAAGTGCCTCCTCCCAGTCTCATCGCGTTCGTCCGCAAAAACGTGGGTAAAGATCTTAGTACGATCAGTATGCCCGTTTCTGCGAACGAGCCTTTGTCACTGTGCCAGCGTATGGCGGAGCAGCTTGAATACGGCCAGCTTCTCACGGAGGCTGCCAAGAAGACTGACGCGAACGAGCGTCTTCTGTATGTTACGGCCTTTGCTGTCTCCCAGTTCAGCAACGGTCGCGCCAAGGAGCGTGCTACGCGCAAGCCCTTCAACCCTCTGTTGGGTGAGACGTTCGAACTGGTGCGGTCCGAGAACGAAGTGCCTGGCGGGTTTAGAGTGCTGGTCGAGAAAATCTGCCATCGCCCTGTCCGCCTCGCCGTACAAGCCGACAGTGCTCTGTGGTCTTTCTCCCAGTCGCCGGCTCCTTCGCAGAAGTTCTGGGGTAAGAGTGCCGAAATCACTACCGAGGGCCGTGTGCGGGTCAGCCTGCATCTCCCCGACGGCACCGACGAGCTCTACAGCTGGCACATAGCCACCGTCTTCCTCCGCAACGTTGTCTACGGCGAGAAGTACGTCGAGCCCGTCGGCAACATGAACGTTAACAACGAGACTTCGGGCGCCAAGGCTGTCGTCGAGTTTCGATCGGCTAAGGGCATGTTCGGTGGCCGAGGCGAAGAGGTCCACGTCGAGACGTTTGGTCCCGACGGGTCCAACACGGGCCAGGCGCTCACGGGCAATTGGACGAGCAGTCTCAAGACTGCCCCTGGAGGCAAGGAGATCTGGAAGGCGGGCAGCCTCGTTCCCAACGCGGCGAATACGTATGGCTTTACGACCTTTGCCGCGTCGCTGAATGAAATCACACCCCTGGAGAAGGACAAGTTGCCGCCTACGGATAGCAGGTTGCGTCCCGATCAGCGGTTCCACGAGCAAGGAGATCTGGACTCTGCTGAGGAGTGGAAGGTCAAGTTGGAGGAGGCGCAGAGAGTGCGTAGAAAGCAGatggaagagagaggagaggagtatAAGCCGAAATGGTTCGTCAAGGTGGCTACGGGCCAGGACGGCGAGGAGGTGTGGAAATTGAAGGGCGGGAAGGAGGGGTATTGGGAGGAAAGGGCGAAGAGTGGCGGGCAGTGGACGGGGGTGCTGGATATCTTTTCGGGGTAA
- a CDS encoding pre-mRNA splicing factor, which produces MSRRDFLSQPAPENYVAGLGRGATGFTTRSDLGPAREGPSEDQIKAAVAKRSAQLGLTEAKDDDNEDDGRYQDPDNEVGLFAGGIYEKDDEEADRIWKEVDDRMAKRRQKQREAREEAERLEYERKNPKIQQQFAGLKRALETVTDEEWANLPDPKDLTGRTKRARQARMERFYAVPDSVLAAARDSGQFGTTVAEDGTATEGVNKDGTVTDFAKIGAARDKVLRARLEQQSQSSSVATAGSATSIDPKGYLTSLSSMQGAEQSIGDIEQFRKMLKSAVDSNPKQAASWIAAARLEIAAGKPGAARSLIAKGCEHCPKSEDIWLENIHLNDNRNAKVIAAQAIQANPHSVKLWVEAMKLENDPRSKKKVIRRALDHNQESEALWKEAVNLEEDVEDARILLAKATELIPESLDLWLALARLETPENARKVLNKAVKKLPNSHELWIAAARLEEQLGEGKKRPVMKNAVKFLAKQNAMPKREEWIAEAEKCEEEGAVITCSNIIEETLGWGLDEDDDRKELWMEDARASINRDKFATARAIYAYAIRVFPNSKSLYTAAIDLERNHGSKEDLWHALEKAVEACPHYEVFWLMLAREKAAEAGVDEARLVLARAFKQNPDSEDIWLAAVKLEADNGFIDKARELLKTARQNAPTDRVWMRSVAFERQQGVNEAALDLVQQALQLFPSKPKLWMMKGQIYEDLGQLGPAREAYSTGVRAVPSSIPLWLLYSRLEEKANNVVKARSVLDRARQAVPKSPELWTELIRVERRAGNLNQAKSLMAQALQQMPKSGLLWAERILNLEPRTQRKSLLAEAVKKVEDDPILLVTAARILWAERKLDRAQNWFEKALLLDRDVGDTWAWYYKFLVQHGTEEKRADLVAKCVLVDPRHGEEWTRVAKDPKNAGKKTDEVLKLVAETLS; this is translated from the exons ATGTCTAGACGGGATTTCCTCAGTCAACCCGCACCCGAGAACTACGTCGCCGGTCTCGGTCGTGGTGCCACGGGTTTCACTACACGATCCGATCTTGGTCCCGCGCGCGAGGGTCCTAGTGAAGACCAGATCAAGGCGGCCGTCGCGAAGAGATCTGCACAGCTAGGTCTGACCGAGGCcaaggacgacgacaatgaAGACGATGGCCGCTATCAGGATCCCGACAACGAAGTCGGCTTGTTCGCCGGCGGCATATACGagaaggacgacgaggaggcagATCGGATATGGAAAGAGGTAGACGACAGGATGGCGAAGCGGCGACAGAAGCAAAG GGAAGCACGAGAAGAAGCCGAACGATTAGAGTACGAACGAAAGAACCCCAAAATCCAACAGCAATTCGCCGGCCTCAAACGAGCGCTCGAGACGGTCACCGACGAAGAATGGGCAAACCTACCAGATCCCAAGGACCTTACCGGCAGGACCAAGAGGGCACGCCAGGCTCGCATGGAGCGCTTCTACGCCGTTCCCGACAGTGTCCTCGCTGCCGCGCGAGATTCCGGCCAGTTCGGTACCACCGTTGCAGAAGACGGCACCGCCACCGAAGGGGTCAACAAGGATGGCACAGTTACAGATTTCGCAAAGATCGGTGCGGCTCGCGACAAGGTGCTGAGGGCGCGCTTGGAACAGCAATCACAGTCGAGTAGCGTGGCCACGGCGGGAAGCGCGACGAGTATCGACCCCAAGGGCTACCTGACATCGCTGTCGAGCATGCAGGGTGCGGAACAAAGCATTGGAGACATTGAGCAGTTCAGGAAGATGCTCAAGTCGGCTGTCGACTCGAACCCCAAACAGGCAGCCAGTTGGATTGCTGCAGCGAGATTGGAAATCGCGGCGGGAAAGCCTGGTGCTGCCCGCAGCTTGATTGCCAAGGGCTGCGAACACTGCCCGAAGAGCGAGGATATTTGGCTGGAAAACATTCATTTGAACGACAACCGGAACGCCAAGGTCATTGCGGCACAGGCTATTCAAGCCAACCCACACTCGGTCAAGCTTTGGGTGGAAGCGATGAAGCTGGAAAACGACCCTAGatcaaagaagaaggttatCCGGAGAGCTCTCGATCATAACCAAGAGTCCGAGGCGCTATGGAAGGAGGCTGTCAACCTCGAGGAGGACGTCGAAGACGCCCGCATTCTACTAGCCAAGGCGACGGAGCTTATCCCGGAGTCGCTCGACCTCTGGTTGGCACTGGCCCGTCTCGAGACTCCCGAAAACGCCCGCAAGGTTCTCAACAAGGCCGTCAAGAAGCTTCCCAACTCGCACGAACTCTGGATCGCCGCCGCTCGCCTGGAAGAACAACTAGGCGAAGGCAAGAAGCGGCCCGTGATGAAGAACGCCGTCAAGTTCCTCGCCAAGCAGAACGCCATGCCCAAGCGCGAGGAATGGATCGCCGAAGCAGAAAAGtgcgaagaggaaggcgcCGTCATCACTTGCAGCAACATCATCGAAGAGACGCTTGGCTGGGGTctcgacgaggacgatgaccGCAAGGAGCTCTGGATGGAAGACGCGCGCGCCTCCATCAACCGGGACAAGTTCGCCACAGCGCGCGCCATCTACGCCTACGCCATCCGCGTCTTCCCCAACAGCAAATCGCTCTACACGGCCGCCATCGACCTGGAGCGCAACCACGGCAGCAAGGAAGACCTCTGGCACGCGCTCGAAAAGGCCGTCGAGGCCTGTCCGCACTACGAAGTCTTCTGGCTCATGCTCGCGCGCGAGAAAGCCGCCGAGGCGGGCGTCGACGAGGCACGCCTCGTCCTTGCCCGCGCCTTCAAGCAGAACCCGGACAGCGAGGACATCTGGCTGGCGGCCGTCAAGCTCGAAGCCGACAACGGTTTCATCGACAAAGCCCGCGAACTCCTCAAGACCGCGCGCCAGAATGCGCCCACCGATCGCGTGTGGATGCGCTCCGTGGCGTTTGAGCGTCAACAAGGCGTCAACGAGGCCGCTTTGGATCTCGTCCAACAGGCCCTACAGCTCTTCCCTTCCAAGCCCAAACTCTGGATGATGAAGGGCCAAATCTACGAAGACCTCGGCCAACTTGGTCCTGCGCGGGAAGCCTACAGCACCGGCGTGCGCGCCGTCCCTTCGTCCATCCCGCTCTGGCTTCTGTACTCTCGTTTAGAAGAAAAGGCCAACAATGTCGTCAAGGCGCGCTCGGTCCTCGACCGCGCCCGACAAGCCGTGCCCAAGTCCCCGGAGCTATGGACGGAACTCATCCGCGTCGAGCGGCGCGCGGGCAACTTGAACCAGGCCAAGTCGCTCATGGCGCAAGCGTTACAGCAGATGCCCAAATCGGGCTTGCTGTGGGCGGAAAGGATCCTCAACCTCGAGCCGCGCACGCAGCGGAAATCGCTGCTTGCCGAGGCGGTGAAAAAGGTGGAAGACGATCCGATCCTGCTGGTCACGGCCGCGAGAATTCTGTGGGCGGAAAGGAAGCTGGACCGGGCGCAGAACTGGTTCGAGAAGGCGCTGTTGCTGGATCGCGATGTGGGCGATACGTGGGCGTGGTATTACAAGTTTTTGGTGCAGCATGggacggaggagaagagggcggATTTGGTGGCCAAGTGCGTGTTGGTGGATCCTAGGCATGGAGAGGAGTGGACGAGGGTGGCGAAGGATCCGAAAAATGCGGGAAAGAAGACGGACGAGGTGTTGAAGTTGGTGGCAGAGACGTTGTCTTGA